A genomic stretch from Vulpes lagopus strain Blue_001 chromosome 11, ASM1834538v1, whole genome shotgun sequence includes:
- the LOC121471788 gene encoding olfactory receptor 1030-like translates to MLKNNYTAVTEFILLGLTDRAELQPVLFVVFLVIYLITVLGNVSMILLIRSDSKLHTPMYFFLSHLSFVDLCYTTNVSPQMLVHFLSKRKAISFLGCLLQFHFFIALVITDYYMLTVMAYDRYVAICKPLLYGSKMSRCVCFYLIATPYIYGFVNGLAQTILMLRLSFCGPNEINHFYCADPPLIVLACSDTYVKETAMFVVAGFNLTCSLAIILISYIFIFSTILRIHSAEGRRKAFSTCGSHLTAVTIFYGTLFCMYLRPPSETSVEQSKIVAVFYIFVSPMLNPFIYSLRNKDVKNAIRKVFQKKLLN, encoded by the coding sequence ATGTTAAAGAACAACTACACAGCAGTGACTGAGTTTATTCTCCTGGGACTTACAGATCGAGCTGAGTTGCAGCCTGTCCTTTTTGTGGTCTTCCTAGTCATCTACCTTATCACAGTGCTTGGCAATGTTAGCATGATTTTGTTAATCAGAAGTGACTCAAAACTTCACACTCCAATGTACTTCTTCCTCAGTCATCTCTCTTTTGTGGACCTCTGTTATACCACCAATGTCTCTCCACAGATGCTGGTTCATTTCTTATCCAAGAGAAAAGCCATTTCCTTCTTGGGTTGCCTTCTGCAATTCCACTTTTTCATTGCCCTGGTGATCACCGATTATTATATGCTCACagtgatggcctatgaccgctacgtggccatctgcaaaccccTGTTGTATGGCAGCAAGATGTCCAGGTGTGTCTGCTTCTATCTCATTGCCACCCCTTATATTTATGGCTTTGTGAATGGTCTGGCACAGACCATCCTGATGCTTCGCCTCTCCTTCTGTGGACCCAATGAAATCAACCACTTTTACTGTGCAGACCCACCTCTCATAGTCCTTGCCTGCTCAGACACTTATGTCAAAGAAACTGCCATGTTTGTGGTGGCTGGTTTCAACCTCACCTGTTCTCTAGCCATCATTCTCAtctcatacattttcattttctccaccaTTCTGCGCATCCACTCTGCTGAGGGGAGGCGCAAAGCCTTCTCTACCTGTGGGTCCCATTTGACGGCTGTCACCATCTTTTATGGGACTCTGTTCTGCATGTACCTGAGACCCCCTTCTGAGACATCTGTAGAACAGAGCAAAATTGTTGCCGTGTTTTATATCTTTGTGAGTCCTATGTTAAACCCTTTTATTTATAGCCTGCGGaacaaagatgttaaaaatgCAATCAGGAaagttttccaaaagaaattgTTAAATTAA